Proteins co-encoded in one Schaalia radingae genomic window:
- the pta gene encoding phosphate acetyltransferase: MTDRYLVIQPEPTVNATQICDDLVSALEKDHSVTRADTLLDTSITEVAQDSASAFAHVINAVRADSSDVTLLEHADFSAVPTFDSIGWSLDVAASVGARVILVLDAEGVPADLVSVQAQAACARARAHHAQVVALIVPGVRAESVSCEQIPVISDRLDQNTVEQITSAKLAGVVTPVSFQADLIDRARADRQRIVLPEPDDDRVLQAAAEVLELGIADIILLGDEAAIRERAQQLNLDIAAARVVALDDAELVEKYAEEFARLRAKKGITIEQAREKIRDVSYFGTMMVHMGDADGMVSGAAHTTAHTIVPSFQIIKTAPGVSIVSSVFLMLMKDRVWVFGDCAVNPNPTPEQIADIAISSAKTAEQFGVEPRVAMLSYSTGTSGSGPDIDATVEATRLAREKAPELAIEGPIQFDAAVDPAVAAKKAPDSDVAGKANVFIFPSLNAGNIGYKAVQRSSGAVAVGPVLQGLNKPVNDLSRGALVEDIVNTIALTAVQAQG, encoded by the coding sequence GTGACCGACCGCTACCTCGTCATTCAACCCGAACCTACCGTCAACGCTACACAGATATGCGATGACCTCGTATCTGCACTGGAAAAGGACCACTCAGTGACCCGTGCAGACACCCTCCTGGACACTTCCATCACAGAGGTTGCGCAGGACTCCGCTTCAGCTTTCGCTCACGTCATCAACGCCGTTCGCGCCGATTCATCCGACGTAACCCTGCTCGAACATGCAGACTTTTCCGCAGTGCCCACTTTCGATTCAATCGGATGGAGCCTTGACGTCGCAGCCTCCGTAGGTGCGCGCGTCATCCTCGTCCTCGATGCCGAGGGCGTCCCTGCTGACCTCGTGAGCGTGCAGGCCCAGGCGGCATGCGCTCGCGCCAGAGCCCACCACGCACAAGTCGTGGCACTGATCGTACCGGGTGTGCGCGCCGAATCCGTTTCATGCGAGCAGATCCCCGTCATTTCGGACCGCCTCGACCAGAACACCGTGGAGCAGATTACCTCGGCAAAACTGGCAGGTGTCGTGACCCCCGTGTCATTCCAGGCTGACCTCATTGATCGTGCCCGCGCGGATCGCCAGCGCATCGTCCTTCCTGAGCCTGATGACGATCGCGTCCTGCAGGCGGCTGCTGAGGTGCTCGAACTGGGCATTGCCGACATTATTCTGCTGGGCGATGAAGCTGCCATCCGCGAGCGCGCACAGCAGCTCAACCTTGATATCGCAGCCGCGCGAGTAGTGGCACTCGACGATGCTGAACTGGTGGAAAAGTACGCCGAAGAATTTGCTCGCCTGCGCGCTAAGAAGGGCATCACCATTGAGCAGGCCCGCGAGAAAATCCGCGACGTGTCCTACTTCGGCACGATGATGGTGCACATGGGCGATGCTGACGGCATGGTGTCCGGTGCAGCTCACACCACGGCTCACACAATTGTGCCCTCCTTCCAAATCATCAAGACGGCACCGGGCGTGTCGATCGTTTCCTCCGTGTTCCTCATGCTGATGAAGGATCGCGTGTGGGTCTTTGGCGACTGCGCTGTCAACCCGAACCCCACGCCAGAACAGATCGCTGACATCGCGATTTCATCGGCTAAGACTGCCGAGCAATTCGGCGTGGAACCGCGCGTCGCAATGCTGTCCTACTCGACGGGCACGTCCGGCTCCGGCCCCGATATCGACGCAACTGTGGAGGCCACGCGTCTTGCCCGAGAAAAGGCCCCCGAGCTGGCCATCGAAGGCCCGATTCAGTTCGATGCTGCGGTGGATCCGGCGGTTGCCGCCAAGAAGGCGCCCGATTCTGATGTTGCCGGCAAGGCGAACGTGTTCATCTTCCCGTCACTGAATGCCGGCAATATCGGCTACAAGGCCGTCCAGCGCTCGTCTGGCGCCGTGGCTGTCGGCCCGGTGCTGCAGGGCCTGAACAAGCCCGTCAACGATTTGTCTCGAGGAGCTTTGGTGGAAGACATCGTCAACACCATCGCTCTGACCGCTGTCCAGGCACAAGGCTGA
- a CDS encoding MFS transporter, with amino-acid sequence MPPPNQKVTFQQARAARLAVAALFFTNGALFSNLIPRYPEIKDIFALSDSIYGLTIALFPLGAICAGPLAGAFIRRFSSARTACLGTVGIGVFLSIVGLIATWRASLGAQATGTTLATAVYILYAVMFFSGGAFDSVTDVGQNAHGLRVQKLYGRSIINSFHAAWSIGAVAGGLMGSLATSLHIPLGWHLTGSSLIFIIVGFTAYRFTLPGSDDVPERIERITDAESMTLSGRTTPGGPDIASDQAESTQTQQVRPVAVSTLVAITTLTFLSISGTLVEDAGNAWSALIMRDYLGIPGGAAGLAFVVLLFSQAIGRIVADKVIDAIGARGTSFIGGAMVLVGGVVAFVYPHVATMILAMVLAGAGCSAIVPIAMNAADNIPRMKTGSGLTIVTWLMRLAFLLSPPIMGMIVEATSLRAVLAVLAVSGALTLATAWIIAPRDRRGRLS; translated from the coding sequence GTGCCCCCACCGAATCAGAAAGTGACATTCCAGCAGGCACGAGCAGCCCGCCTGGCTGTCGCCGCGCTGTTCTTCACGAACGGTGCCCTTTTTTCGAACCTGATACCCAGGTACCCTGAAATCAAAGACATCTTCGCGCTGTCTGATTCAATTTACGGTCTGACCATCGCACTGTTCCCACTGGGAGCAATCTGCGCAGGACCACTGGCGGGAGCGTTCATCCGCCGCTTTTCATCCGCTCGCACAGCATGCCTGGGAACCGTGGGGATCGGTGTATTCCTCTCAATCGTCGGACTGATCGCCACGTGGCGCGCTTCCCTTGGCGCGCAGGCAACCGGAACAACACTGGCCACTGCCGTCTACATACTGTACGCCGTCATGTTTTTCTCTGGCGGCGCGTTCGACTCCGTGACCGACGTGGGACAAAATGCCCACGGCCTGCGTGTACAGAAACTCTATGGGCGTTCCATCATTAATTCCTTCCACGCGGCGTGGTCCATCGGTGCAGTGGCTGGCGGCCTCATGGGCTCCCTCGCCACCTCGCTGCACATTCCGCTGGGCTGGCACCTGACCGGCTCATCACTGATCTTCATCATTGTCGGATTCACTGCGTACCGCTTCACCCTTCCCGGTAGCGATGACGTACCGGAGCGTATCGAACGCATCACCGACGCCGAATCAATGACATTGTCGGGACGCACAACACCGGGAGGCCCCGATATCGCCAGTGACCAAGCGGAATCAACTCAGACGCAGCAGGTACGTCCGGTGGCCGTCAGCACTCTTGTTGCCATCACAACGCTGACATTCCTGTCGATCTCAGGAACGCTGGTTGAAGACGCCGGAAACGCGTGGTCCGCTCTGATTATGCGCGACTATCTGGGGATCCCCGGTGGAGCTGCAGGACTCGCGTTTGTCGTGCTGCTCTTCTCGCAGGCCATCGGCCGAATCGTTGCTGACAAAGTGATCGACGCGATCGGTGCGCGCGGGACGAGTTTCATAGGCGGTGCCATGGTGCTTGTCGGCGGTGTTGTTGCCTTCGTCTACCCGCATGTGGCCACGATGATCCTCGCGATGGTTCTTGCCGGTGCGGGATGCTCGGCAATTGTGCCAATCGCCATGAACGCGGCAGACAACATTCCCAGGATGAAAACAGGTAGTGGACTGACAATCGTGACGTGGTTGATGCGCTTGGCGTTTCTGCTGTCGCCGCCGATCATGGGCATGATTGTTGAAGCTACTTCGTTGCGGGCAGTGCTGGCCGTGCTTGCCGTCAGTGGCGCATTGACATTGGCGACGGCGTGGATCATTGCCCCTCGCGATCGACGAGGGCGACTGAGCTAA
- a CDS encoding acetate/propionate family kinase, giving the protein MSTVLVINSGSSSIKYQLINPVSGDVLAKGIVERIGEPVGIITHKHAGEELVRKEPVPDHGDGLQKVLAIFDEVGPTLAEAGIVAVGHRIVQGGSYFDGPALVDDHVRALIEKLCTLAPLHNPAHLKGIDVARELMPDVPHVAVFDTAFFQHLPEASAMYAIDRDVARQYGIRRYGAHGTSHQFVSEEVSKMLGRDDLKQIVLHLGNGASASAVDSGRAIDTSMGLTPLEGLVMGTRSGDIDPAVVFHLQREAGMTVDQVDEFLNKRSGMKGMTGEADMRTNWELIENGPEEISKRARAGMDVYIHRLVKYVGAYWTELGGLDALTFTAGIGENDPGVREELCDALAPFGVKINHDLNWENWHVKAPIVLSHPDSSVTVLCYPTNEELAIARQALSLAQHD; this is encoded by the coding sequence GTGTCCACAGTTCTGGTCATCAACTCCGGATCGTCCTCCATTAAATATCAGCTGATCAACCCCGTGTCGGGAGACGTCCTCGCCAAAGGAATCGTCGAACGAATCGGTGAGCCGGTCGGCATCATCACGCACAAGCATGCGGGCGAGGAACTCGTTCGTAAAGAGCCGGTCCCCGATCACGGTGATGGGCTGCAGAAGGTTCTCGCCATTTTTGACGAGGTTGGCCCCACGCTTGCTGAAGCTGGGATTGTGGCCGTCGGCCACCGAATCGTGCAGGGCGGATCCTACTTCGATGGGCCCGCACTGGTGGACGATCATGTGCGCGCGTTGATTGAAAAGCTGTGCACACTGGCACCGTTGCACAACCCTGCACACCTCAAAGGCATCGATGTTGCGCGTGAGCTGATGCCCGACGTGCCGCACGTGGCAGTCTTTGACACCGCGTTCTTCCAGCATCTGCCCGAGGCGTCGGCAATGTATGCGATTGACCGCGATGTTGCCCGCCAGTACGGTATTCGCCGCTATGGTGCTCATGGCACGTCTCACCAGTTCGTCTCCGAAGAGGTTTCCAAGATGCTGGGCCGCGATGACCTCAAGCAGATTGTGCTGCACCTGGGCAACGGCGCGTCGGCCTCGGCCGTGGACAGCGGGCGCGCGATCGACACCTCGATGGGATTGACGCCTCTGGAGGGCCTGGTGATGGGCACTCGTTCAGGCGACATCGATCCAGCTGTTGTGTTCCACCTGCAGCGCGAAGCTGGCATGACAGTCGATCAGGTTGACGAATTCCTCAACAAGCGCTCCGGCATGAAGGGCATGACCGGCGAAGCTGACATGCGCACCAACTGGGAGCTCATTGAAAACGGTCCTGAGGAGATTTCCAAGCGCGCACGCGCGGGCATGGATGTGTACATTCATCGCCTGGTAAAGTATGTGGGCGCGTACTGGACGGAGCTGGGCGGACTGGACGCCTTGACGTTTACCGCTGGCATTGGCGAAAACGATCCGGGCGTGCGTGAAGAGCTATGTGATGCCCTCGCACCGTTCGGTGTGAAGATCAACCATGATCTGAACTGGGAAAACTGGCATGTCAAGGCTCCGATCGTCCTGTCACACCCTGATTCGTCAGTCACCGTTTTGTGCTACCCCACCAACGAGGAGCTGGCGATTGCACGTCAGGCTCTGAGCCTGGCTCAGCACGACTGA
- a CDS encoding DUF3017 domain-containing protein, which yields MNTSEAGSEHGRTHPLDRRANAILRTATIILTCLGVVTMVVFTLFDHPHRAVVVLIVMLYAFAVTRAIWPTPVWFGSRRRFFDVALYAGLASAIWFLSPFTATVAS from the coding sequence ATGAATACATCTGAAGCCGGCTCCGAGCACGGTCGGACGCATCCGCTTGATCGTCGCGCGAACGCGATACTGCGAACCGCGACGATTATTTTGACGTGCCTCGGCGTGGTGACGATGGTGGTCTTCACGCTGTTCGACCATCCGCATCGGGCGGTGGTTGTGCTGATTGTGATGTTGTATGCCTTTGCTGTAACGCGGGCGATATGGCCGACTCCTGTGTGGTTCGGCTCGCGTCGCCGCTTCTTCGACGTCGCGTTGTACGCCGGTTTGGCGAGCGCCATCTGGTTCCTCTCGCCCTTTACTGCGACCGTCGCCAGCTAG
- the pgi gene encoding glucose-6-phosphate isomerase, with the protein MGMEAPVNPTTTSAWGQLDELAEVFVPDLRGWFESEPNRAQQWTRRVGDLHVDLSKNLITSDVLERLLELAQQCNVGERRDAMLRGEHINVTEDRAVLHTALRRAPDDVLEVDGVNVVKDVRAELKKIYAFADKVRAGKWLGASGKPLTTIVNVGIGGSDLGPVMAYEALKPYVQDGIECRFISNIDPTDAGETTKDLDPETTLIIVASKTFTTLETITNAKVVRQWLLSGLRERGIIAEGGSAESAGAAGELSAGTVSEREAISRHFVAVSTALDKVEEFGIDPANAFGFWNWVGGRYSVDSAVGTSLVVAIGPERFEEFLTGMRTVDQHFATAKPEDNVPLLMGLLNVWYGNFLGADTHAVLPYSQYLHRFPAYLQQLTMESNGKSVRYDGARVDYDTGEIFWGEPGTNGQHAFYQLIHQGTRMVPSDFIAFANPTWNLRDECAGENGADMHELFLSNFFAQTQALAFGKTAEEVRAEGTPEEIVPARIFGGNRPTTSIMAPSLTPSVLGQLIALYEHITFVQGAIWGIDSFDQWGVELGKVLARGLMPAITGDEDVLASVDSSTRALIEYYRAYRRD; encoded by the coding sequence ATGGGGATGGAAGCTCCCGTTAATCCGACAACAACCTCAGCTTGGGGACAACTCGACGAGTTGGCAGAAGTCTTTGTTCCTGACTTGCGCGGATGGTTCGAGAGCGAGCCGAACCGTGCCCAGCAGTGGACGCGACGCGTGGGTGACCTGCACGTGGATCTGTCGAAGAACCTCATCACCTCCGACGTTCTGGAGCGCCTCCTTGAGCTGGCGCAGCAGTGCAACGTGGGGGAGCGGCGCGACGCCATGCTGCGCGGCGAGCACATCAACGTCACCGAGGACCGCGCAGTGCTGCACACCGCCCTGCGCCGCGCACCCGATGACGTTTTGGAAGTTGACGGTGTCAACGTGGTCAAGGATGTGCGCGCAGAACTCAAGAAGATCTACGCCTTCGCGGACAAGGTTCGTGCAGGAAAGTGGTTGGGCGCCAGCGGAAAACCGTTGACGACAATTGTCAACGTCGGCATCGGCGGATCCGATCTCGGTCCCGTCATGGCATACGAGGCGCTCAAGCCGTACGTCCAGGATGGCATCGAATGCCGCTTCATCTCCAACATCGACCCGACCGATGCGGGAGAAACAACGAAGGACCTTGACCCTGAGACCACGCTGATCATCGTGGCCTCGAAGACATTCACAACCCTTGAGACAATCACGAACGCCAAGGTCGTGCGTCAATGGCTGCTGTCCGGGTTGCGCGAACGCGGCATCATTGCCGAGGGTGGCTCTGCCGAATCGGCGGGCGCCGCTGGTGAGTTGAGCGCCGGAACGGTGAGTGAAAGAGAAGCGATCTCGCGCCACTTCGTTGCGGTGTCGACTGCTCTGGACAAGGTCGAAGAATTCGGCATCGATCCTGCCAACGCGTTTGGATTCTGGAACTGGGTCGGCGGGCGCTATTCGGTGGACTCCGCGGTTGGTACGTCCCTTGTGGTGGCAATTGGTCCGGAACGCTTCGAGGAATTCCTCACCGGTATGCGCACGGTTGACCAGCACTTCGCGACCGCCAAACCTGAAGACAACGTACCCCTGCTGATGGGTCTGCTCAACGTGTGGTACGGCAACTTCCTGGGTGCTGACACTCACGCGGTTTTGCCATATTCACAGTATCTGCACCGTTTCCCTGCTTACCTGCAGCAGCTCACGATGGAGTCCAACGGCAAATCAGTGCGCTATGACGGGGCTCGGGTGGACTACGACACGGGTGAAATCTTCTGGGGTGAGCCTGGCACGAATGGTCAGCATGCTTTCTACCAGTTGATTCATCAGGGGACCCGCATGGTGCCGAGCGACTTCATCGCATTCGCCAACCCGACGTGGAATCTGCGCGACGAATGTGCCGGTGAGAATGGTGCCGATATGCATGAATTGTTCCTGTCGAACTTCTTCGCTCAAACTCAGGCACTGGCGTTTGGCAAGACTGCTGAGGAGGTACGCGCGGAAGGCACTCCCGAGGAAATCGTGCCGGCACGCATCTTCGGTGGAAACCGTCCGACCACGTCGATCATGGCACCCAGCCTGACACCGTCAGTTCTGGGGCAGTTGATAGCTCTGTACGAGCACATCACCTTTGTCCAGGGCGCGATCTGGGGGATTGACTCCTTCGATCAGTGGGGTGTGGAGCTTGGTAAAGTGCTCGCCCGCGGCCTGATGCCTGCCATTACCGGCGATGAGGACGTCTTGGCGTCGGTGGACTCTTCGACTCGCGCGCTGAT
- a CDS encoding NADP-dependent isocitrate dehydrogenase, with translation MSTIKVQGPIVELDGDEMTRIIWQFIKDRLIHPYLDVDLRYYDLSIQNRDATDDQVTIDAAHAIQEHGVGVKCATITPDEARVEEFGLKKMWRSPNGTIRNILGGVIFREPIIISNVPRLVPGWTKPIVVGRHAFGDQYRATDFKIPSAGTVTITFTPEDGSEPIEHEVVKVPEGGGVAMGMYNFNESIADFARASFAYGLQRGYPVYLSTKNTILKAYDGAFKDIFQDIFDHEFKAEFEKAGLTYEHRLIDDMVASSLKWEGGYIWACKNYDGDVQSDTVAQGFGSLGLMTSVLLTPDGKTMEAEAAHGTVTRHYRQHQAGKPTSTNPIASIFAWTRGLAHRGKLDSTPEVTEFAQTLEDVVIKTVEGGQMTKDLARLIGPDQQWLTTEEFLTALDENLQARLK, from the coding sequence ATGTCAACCATTAAGGTACAAGGACCAATCGTCGAACTTGACGGCGATGAAATGACACGGATCATCTGGCAATTCATCAAAGATCGCCTCATCCACCCGTACTTGGACGTCGACTTGCGCTACTACGACCTGTCGATCCAGAACCGCGATGCCACCGACGACCAGGTGACGATCGATGCAGCGCACGCTATCCAGGAACACGGTGTCGGCGTCAAATGCGCCACCATCACTCCTGACGAGGCGCGTGTCGAAGAATTCGGTTTGAAGAAGATGTGGCGTTCTCCCAACGGCACGATTCGCAACATCCTCGGTGGCGTCATTTTCCGCGAACCCATCATCATCTCGAACGTTCCGCGCCTTGTTCCTGGATGGACCAAGCCAATCGTTGTGGGACGTCACGCATTTGGCGATCAGTACCGCGCAACAGACTTCAAGATCCCCTCGGCCGGCACGGTCACGATTACCTTTACCCCTGAAGACGGATCTGAGCCCATCGAACATGAGGTCGTCAAGGTGCCCGAGGGTGGCGGCGTTGCCATGGGCATGTACAACTTCAACGAATCGATTGCCGACTTTGCGCGCGCCTCATTCGCATACGGACTGCAGCGCGGATACCCCGTCTACCTGTCAACGAAGAACACCATTTTGAAGGCCTACGATGGGGCATTCAAAGACATCTTCCAGGACATTTTCGACCACGAATTCAAGGCCGAGTTTGAAAAAGCAGGACTGACGTACGAGCACCGTCTGATCGACGACATGGTCGCCTCGTCACTGAAATGGGAAGGCGGATACATCTGGGCGTGTAAGAACTATGACGGAGACGTCCAATCCGACACCGTTGCACAGGGATTCGGCTCCCTGGGCCTCATGACGTCAGTTCTGCTCACCCCAGATGGCAAGACGATGGAGGCCGAGGCCGCTCACGGAACAGTCACGCGCCACTACCGTCAGCATCAGGCTGGCAAGCCGACTTCCACCAACCCGATTGCCTCGATTTTCGCGTGGACCCGAGGCCTGGCACACCGCGGCAAGCTGGACTCAACGCCGGAAGTGACCGAGTTTGCGCAGACCCTTGAAGACGTCGTCATCAAGACTGTCGAGGGCGGCCAAATGACGAAGGATCTGGCACGACTGATCGGACCGGATCAGCAGTGGTTGACAACGGAAGAGTTCCTGACAGCTCTGGACGAAAACTTGCAGGCGCGATTGAAGTAG
- a CDS encoding 6-phosphofructokinase has protein sequence MSTEPTSTEAMTLDNSSNTHDPNTPQVDTDPDAPRIGVLTSGGDAPGMNGAVRAVVRSCLARGAHPYAIMEGWAGAVSGGDAIKEMGWSDASGILAEGGTIIGTARCDEFREYEGRHRAVLNLVRNGIDRLVTIGGDGSLSGSEEFQDEWPQHIRELRDEGEISDEDARRHEYLRVVGLVGSIDNDLVGTDMTIGADTALHRIIDAIDHISSTAASHQRTFIIEVMGRHCGYLPLMSAVAGGADYVFTPENPAGPGWQEDMCSKLLAGRAAGRRESMILVAEGATDQDGEPITTQNVADALREGTGEDPRITIPGHTQRGGSPSAYDRWMSTLLGYAAVQELVKAGDDFSPCVLGVRHNRVTRIPLTRAIKRTRSVKAMIAAGDYTAAQQARGSSFSTMLEVNEILSAPPVDITIADDAKRVAILHVGGLAPGMNTAARAAVRLGIARGWRMLGVDGSWSGLMDGRVRDLTWSDVEGWAFHGGAELGTRRAIPTVEQFYEIGRAIERNRIDALVIIGGLNAYLAVQHMTAERVRYPAFKIPMILVPASIDNNLPGAELSIGADTALNNAVWALDRIKESAAASRRCFVAETMGRRCGYLTLMAAMATGAEYAYIHERNFDLADLDKDAKRMRRAFEEGRRLFLVVVNEEVSAHYDREFLASVFEAEGQGLFDVRDSALGHLQQGGAPTPFDRLLATRLVYYALKHLAEQFDADDHRAVYIGMIENDIEARPVESMSADLDSENRRPIEQWWLELLPVLSAVSLEHSDTPLADVSISLAEPVPADGE, from the coding sequence ATGTCGACTGAGCCAACCAGCACCGAGGCAATGACCCTCGATAATTCGTCGAATACGCATGATCCCAATACGCCGCAGGTCGACACAGATCCTGATGCTCCGCGAATCGGCGTCCTCACGTCTGGTGGTGACGCTCCAGGAATGAACGGAGCCGTGCGCGCCGTTGTTCGCAGCTGCCTGGCCCGCGGGGCGCACCCCTACGCCATTATGGAAGGGTGGGCAGGTGCTGTCAGCGGCGGAGACGCCATCAAGGAAATGGGATGGTCAGACGCGTCAGGCATCCTCGCTGAAGGCGGAACCATCATCGGCACAGCACGGTGCGACGAATTCCGCGAGTACGAGGGGCGCCACCGCGCAGTCCTGAACCTTGTCAGGAACGGAATCGACCGGCTCGTCACCATCGGCGGCGACGGCTCCCTGTCAGGCTCAGAAGAATTTCAGGACGAGTGGCCCCAACACATCCGTGAGCTTCGCGACGAGGGGGAAATCAGCGATGAGGACGCCCGCCGCCATGAGTACCTTCGGGTGGTCGGCCTGGTTGGATCCATCGACAACGACCTGGTCGGCACAGATATGACGATCGGTGCGGACACCGCGCTGCACCGCATCATCGACGCCATCGATCACATATCCTCCACCGCGGCATCGCACCAACGTACCTTCATCATCGAAGTAATGGGCAGGCATTGCGGGTACCTCCCGCTCATGTCGGCAGTGGCAGGCGGCGCGGATTATGTATTCACGCCGGAAAACCCGGCAGGCCCCGGCTGGCAGGAAGACATGTGCTCCAAGCTCCTCGCAGGACGTGCAGCCGGACGACGCGAATCGATGATCCTCGTCGCAGAAGGAGCCACCGACCAAGACGGCGAACCAATCACCACGCAAAACGTGGCCGACGCGTTACGTGAAGGAACAGGCGAAGACCCCCGCATCACAATCCCGGGCCACACTCAGCGAGGCGGATCACCCTCGGCATACGACCGTTGGATGTCGACACTGCTCGGATACGCAGCCGTCCAGGAACTTGTGAAAGCAGGCGACGATTTTTCCCCATGTGTGCTGGGCGTGCGCCACAATCGCGTCACTCGTATTCCGCTCACCAGAGCAATTAAACGCACACGCTCCGTCAAAGCGATGATCGCGGCTGGCGACTACACGGCAGCGCAGCAGGCGCGAGGTTCCTCGTTCTCAACCATGCTGGAAGTCAATGAGATACTGTCAGCGCCTCCGGTTGACATCACGATTGCAGACGACGCGAAACGAGTCGCGATCCTGCATGTCGGCGGACTGGCACCTGGTATGAACACTGCAGCTCGCGCAGCGGTTCGTCTGGGTATCGCACGAGGCTGGCGGATGCTGGGCGTTGACGGATCATGGTCAGGCCTGATGGATGGGAGAGTCCGCGATCTCACGTGGTCTGACGTAGAAGGCTGGGCCTTCCACGGTGGAGCGGAGCTGGGCACTCGCCGCGCGATTCCGACAGTGGAACAGTTCTATGAGATTGGCCGTGCAATCGAACGCAACCGCATCGACGCCCTCGTCATTATCGGAGGACTGAACGCGTACCTGGCAGTCCAACATATGACTGCTGAGCGGGTACGATACCCAGCGTTCAAGATTCCGATGATCCTGGTGCCGGCCTCAATTGACAACAATCTTCCCGGCGCGGAGCTGTCTATTGGTGCTGACACCGCGCTGAACAATGCTGTGTGGGCGCTGGACCGTATCAAGGAATCGGCTGCCGCGTCGAGGCGCTGCTTTGTTGCCGAGACGATGGGCAGGCGTTGCGGCTACCTCACCCTCATGGCCGCGATGGCGACCGGCGCCGAATACGCCTACATCCATGAGCGCAATTTCGACTTGGCCGATCTGGACAAGGACGCCAAGCGCATGCGCAGAGCGTTCGAAGAAGGTCGGCGCCTGTTCCTGGTGGTTGTCAATGAAGAAGTGTCCGCGCATTATGACCGAGAATTCCTCGCCTCAGTGTTCGAAGCTGAAGGTCAAGGGCTTTTCGACGTGCGTGACTCCGCCCTCGGCCATCTGCAGCAGGGAGGAGCACCGACTCCCTTTGACCGACTGCTCGCCACAAGGCTCGTGTATTACGCATTGAAGCACCTGGCTGAACAGTTTGATGCTGATGACCACCGCGCGGTCTATATCGGGATGATTGAAAACGACATTGAGGCGCGGCCGGTAGAATCAATGTCAGCTGATTTGGACTCTGAGAACCGCAGGCCAATTGAACAATGGTGGCTCGAACTGCTGCCCGTGCTGTCTGCCGTATCCTTGGAGCATTCAGATACACCACTGGCCGACGTGTCGATCTCGCTGGCTGAGCCTGTTCCAGCTGATGGCGAGTGA